In one Acidaminococcales bacterium genomic region, the following are encoded:
- a CDS encoding 3-hydroxybutyryl-CoA dehydrogenase (converts (S)-3-hydroxybutanoyl-CoA to 3-acetoacetyl-CoA), whose product MDLLAIKKIGVVGSGLMGNGIAQIVAAAGYGVVFCDISQQNLDKGYKAIAARLEKEVKNGKRSSASKEELLSKIKATVNYEDLADIDYLYEAVFEEIRTKKELYGKISKICQPACIFSTNTSGLSISEIASVTDRPDKFIGTHFFNPVPVMKLLEIIRGYDTSDATYETAVAVGKSIGKEIITVAEAPLFCVNRILVPMLNEAMFVLSEGIATKEDIDKGMALGANHPIGPLALADLVGLDTLLQVIKTLYEETGDSKYRPCPLLVKMVRAGKYGRKNGKGFYAYN is encoded by the coding sequence ATGGACTTGCTCGCTATAAAGAAAATCGGTGTTGTCGGAAGCGGACTGATGGGCAACGGAATAGCGCAGATTGTCGCTGCCGCAGGCTACGGCGTCGTGTTTTGCGATATATCGCAACAAAACCTGGACAAAGGCTACAAAGCAATCGCCGCGAGATTGGAAAAGGAAGTCAAAAACGGCAAACGGTCAAGCGCCTCGAAAGAGGAACTTCTGTCCAAGATTAAGGCCACGGTAAATTATGAAGATTTGGCGGACATCGACTATCTGTATGAAGCGGTATTTGAAGAAATACGGACAAAAAAGGAACTGTATGGAAAAATAAGCAAAATATGCCAACCTGCTTGTATTTTTTCCACAAACACGTCCGGGCTGAGCATTTCGGAAATAGCTTCCGTTACCGACCGTCCCGACAAATTTATCGGCACGCACTTTTTCAACCCCGTGCCCGTGATGAAACTGCTGGAAATCATCCGCGGCTACGATACCTCTGACGCCACTTATGAAACAGCCGTTGCCGTCGGCAAGTCTATCGGCAAAGAAATCATTACCGTTGCGGAAGCGCCGCTGTTTTGCGTCAACAGGATACTGGTGCCGATGCTTAACGAAGCCATGTTCGTCCTATCGGAAGGAATCGCCACCAAAGAAGACATAGACAAGGGCATGGCGCTTGGCGCCAATCACCCCATCGGGCCTTTGGCGCTGGCCGATTTGGTCGGGCTGGACACCTTGCTGCAGGTAATAAAAACTCTCTACGAAGAAACCGGCGACAGCAAATACCGCCCCTGCCCCCTGCTGGTAAAAATGGTACGGGCCGGTAAATACGGCCGAAAAAACGGCAAAGGATTCTACGCCTATAACTAA